In Longimicrobiales bacterium, the following are encoded in one genomic region:
- a CDS encoding zinc-dependent metalloprotease — translation MPLVHSYVPTRLRSGVVGLIALLAVVMLPAPAVAQDAIPTIEDRTAGMDRMDGFFNIFWDAGTGSLFWEISALDTEFLYQISMGSGLGSNPIGIDRGQLRGTHILEARRIGPRILLMEPNYQFVAQSDNPVEVQAVRDAFAPSVHWGFDIEAATGDRVLVDATSFFLRDARGVVDQIAASGQGTFTLDGSRSAIHMPATASFPENTEVEAMLTFTSRNPGGLVRGVAASANAITLRQHHSFIQLPGPGFKTRIADPRVGVNGPTLYDYATPIDVDTRVRLSARHRLEKADPSAAMSRAVEPIVYYVDPGTPEPVRSALVEGAGWWADAYEAAGFTDGYRVEVLPEGIDPQDIRYNMIHWTHRRTRGYSYGNTVIDPRTGEIVRGVVNLGSLRLRQDYLHGQGMVPPYPTGISAPQQDPELGEFADAPSYEYLAQVAPGSEAIEMALDRVRQLSAHEVGHTLGFPHNYMSSSYGRESVMDYPAPRAEIDGNGDIDLSNAYVQRIGEYDKLSVNWLYREFPAGTDETAALAEIAAQGVRDGLIYMGHTNNNFIGAGHQYAGVWDNGENLVDHLKLEIRIREIGLNRFGTDVLRAGEPMSNLEYVLLPLYMHHRFQLRSAVQSLGGADYRYALKGDGQTPFTIIDGDEQRDAMETVLSTISPEFLALSPELISMIPPPAFRHGEGESFPGRTEQIFDPIGAAEAAAAFTVGEVLQPARMARLVLYGSIGDYPDLEEVVDRLMAVSWGIDDTSNEYETQVVHAVQRTVADQMMRQASLNGNPAEVRAILADRLEALAVEIEGYGTPTPHQRLVAGDIRRWQSGIENTVPGPAIQLPAGDPIGGSPRGGSPRGGGR, via the coding sequence ATGCCACTCGTCCATTCGTACGTCCCGACCCGACTTCGGTCCGGCGTCGTCGGACTCATCGCCCTTCTCGCAGTCGTGATGCTCCCTGCGCCCGCCGTGGCCCAGGACGCGATCCCGACAATCGAAGACCGAACCGCCGGCATGGACCGGATGGACGGCTTCTTCAACATCTTCTGGGATGCCGGCACCGGCTCCCTCTTCTGGGAGATCTCGGCGCTCGATACCGAATTTCTCTACCAGATCTCGATGGGGTCGGGATTGGGCAGCAACCCGATCGGAATCGACCGGGGACAGTTGAGGGGAACGCACATCCTCGAAGCCCGGCGCATTGGGCCCCGCATCCTCTTAATGGAGCCGAACTACCAGTTCGTGGCTCAAAGTGACAATCCGGTCGAAGTGCAGGCGGTCCGGGATGCTTTCGCACCGTCGGTTCACTGGGGCTTCGACATCGAGGCCGCGACGGGCGATCGAGTCCTCGTGGACGCAACGAGCTTCTTCCTTCGTGACGCACGCGGCGTAGTCGACCAGATCGCTGCAAGCGGCCAAGGCACCTTCACGCTCGACGGCTCTCGCTCGGCAATTCACATGCCTGCAACGGCGTCCTTCCCGGAGAACACCGAAGTCGAGGCGATGCTCACCTTCACGAGCAGGAATCCCGGTGGCCTGGTAAGAGGGGTCGCAGCCTCGGCCAACGCGATCACGCTCCGACAGCACCACTCCTTCATCCAGCTTCCTGGCCCGGGCTTCAAGACTCGCATCGCCGACCCGCGCGTTGGCGTGAACGGACCAACGCTGTACGACTACGCTACCCCGATCGACGTCGACACCCGGGTGCGTCTCTCCGCGAGACATCGCCTCGAGAAGGCCGACCCCAGCGCCGCAATGTCTCGGGCTGTTGAACCGATCGTCTACTACGTCGATCCAGGCACGCCGGAGCCGGTACGGTCCGCCCTGGTGGAAGGTGCCGGGTGGTGGGCAGACGCCTATGAGGCCGCAGGCTTTACCGACGGATATCGCGTAGAGGTCCTGCCCGAAGGCATCGACCCGCAAGACATCCGCTACAACATGATCCATTGGACGCACCGTCGAACCCGTGGCTACTCCTACGGAAACACGGTCATCGATCCTCGTACTGGCGAGATCGTTCGAGGTGTCGTGAATCTCGGCAGTCTGCGTCTCCGCCAAGACTATCTGCACGGTCAGGGCATGGTGCCACCATATCCGACCGGCATCTCCGCACCACAGCAGGACCCGGAGCTCGGCGAGTTCGCCGACGCACCATCCTACGAGTATCTGGCACAGGTCGCCCCCGGATCTGAAGCGATCGAGATGGCTCTCGATCGCGTCCGCCAGCTGTCAGCCCACGAAGTGGGGCACACGCTCGGATTTCCGCACAATTACATGTCGAGCAGCTACGGACGCGAAAGCGTCATGGACTACCCGGCACCCCGCGCGGAGATCGACGGGAATGGCGACATCGACCTCTCCAACGCCTATGTGCAGCGGATCGGAGAATACGACAAGCTGTCGGTGAACTGGCTCTATCGTGAGTTCCCTGCGGGCACGGATGAAACTGCAGCGCTAGCTGAGATCGCAGCCCAGGGCGTGCGCGACGGACTCATCTACATGGGGCACACGAACAACAACTTCATTGGTGCCGGCCACCAGTACGCCGGCGTCTGGGACAACGGCGAAAATCTTGTCGACCACCTGAAGCTGGAAATCCGGATTCGGGAGATCGGGCTGAACCGCTTCGGCACCGACGTTCTGCGGGCCGGAGAGCCGATGTCGAATCTGGAGTACGTACTCCTTCCGCTCTACATGCACCACCGCTTTCAGCTCCGCTCCGCCGTGCAGAGTCTCGGCGGGGCCGACTACCGGTACGCGCTCAAAGGCGACGGACAGACGCCCTTCACTATCATTGATGGTGACGAGCAGCGCGACGCCATGGAGACGGTGCTTTCGACGATCTCGCCTGAATTCCTCGCACTCTCGCCGGAACTCATCTCAATGATTCCACCCCCGGCCTTCCGGCACGGCGAGGGAGAATCCTTCCCCGGAAGAACCGAGCAGATCTTCGACCCGATCGGTGCCGCCGAGGCCGCGGCAGCGTTCACCGTCGGTGAGGTTCTCCAGCCCGCCCGAATGGCTCGCCTGGTTCTCTACGGCAGCATTGGCGATTACCCGGATCTCGAGGAGGTCGTCGATCGACTCATGGCGGTCAGCTGGGGCATCGACGACACTTCGAACGAATACGAGACCCAGGTCGTACATGCGGTGCAGCGCACCGTCGCTGACCAGATGATGAGGCAGGCTTCACTCAACGGAAATCCGGCCGAGGTTCGTGCGATCCTAGCCGATCGTCTCGAGGCGCTGGCAGTTGAGATCGAGGGCTACGGAACGCCCACACCTCACCAGAGACTGGTTGCCGGGGATATCCGGCGCTGGCAGTCCGGCATCGAGAACACAGTTCCCGGGCCGGCGATCCAGCTCCCGGCAGGTGACCCGATTGGCGGCAGCCCACGAGGTGGAAGCCCTCGGGGTGGTGGACGCTGA
- a CDS encoding amidohydrolase family protein, whose amino-acid sequence MTRLRHYRREAWLVALVTVSLSLASTAAAQSYDDLSPQVQEFVSVSADHVVVQNVRLIDGTGAPARTGMSIEIREGRIVRVGSSGEIGSPSGAEIVDGTGQTVMPGFVMLHEHLFYPSGQARYNTNEISFPPLYLAGGVTTMRTGGSVDTYTDLRVAQHVEEGLIVGPHINVTGPYLEGANGFVRAMPQLQTAEQARAHVNFWIDQGVTSFKAYNLIDRATLGAAIDAAHARGVKVTGHLCSITYREAADLGIDNLEHGFFAATDWVEGKEPDSCPRGANQSYLDLDVASAAFTDVSNHLIEKGVALTSTLTVVERRAPDRSPPPEGAQEAMLPQLHERVIAGLDRASETGGQLLRQYMAMEKAFYDAGGTLVLGTDPTGGGDVVPGYANQRAVQLLMEVGLTVEQAIEVATKNGAEYLEQGDEIGTIEVGKRADLVLMWGDPGADPEALRAMTLVFKDGVGYDSAGLFDSVKGWVGVR is encoded by the coding sequence ATGACGAGGTTGAGGCACTACAGACGAGAGGCCTGGCTCGTGGCGCTGGTCACGGTGAGCCTGTCCCTGGCCAGCACGGCCGCCGCCCAGAGCTACGACGATCTCTCCCCGCAGGTGCAGGAGTTCGTGTCAGTTTCTGCGGACCATGTCGTAGTCCAGAACGTGCGACTCATCGATGGCACCGGCGCGCCCGCCCGCACTGGCATGTCGATCGAGATTCGCGAGGGACGCATCGTCCGCGTCGGAAGTTCTGGGGAGATCGGCAGTCCGTCAGGAGCCGAAATCGTCGACGGTACGGGTCAAACAGTGATGCCCGGCTTCGTGATGCTACACGAGCACCTCTTTTACCCGTCTGGGCAGGCACGTTACAACACGAACGAGATCTCGTTTCCGCCGCTTTATCTCGCCGGTGGTGTGACGACGATGAGAACCGGCGGGAGCGTGGATACCTATACCGACCTCAGGGTGGCACAGCACGTCGAGGAAGGCCTTATCGTGGGGCCGCACATAAACGTCACCGGGCCCTATCTCGAGGGCGCCAACGGATTTGTGCGGGCGATGCCCCAATTGCAGACAGCTGAGCAGGCTCGCGCGCACGTCAATTTCTGGATCGACCAGGGCGTCACCTCGTTCAAGGCCTACAACCTCATCGACAGAGCCACGCTCGGGGCGGCCATCGATGCTGCGCACGCGCGCGGCGTTAAAGTCACCGGCCATCTGTGTTCGATCACGTACAGGGAGGCCGCGGACCTCGGAATCGACAACCTGGAGCATGGCTTCTTCGCAGCGACGGACTGGGTCGAAGGCAAGGAGCCTGACTCGTGCCCGCGCGGAGCGAACCAGAGCTACCTGGATCTGGATGTTGCGAGTGCGGCGTTTACCGATGTTTCCAATCACCTCATTGAGAAGGGCGTGGCGCTGACTTCGACGCTGACCGTTGTAGAGCGTCGCGCGCCCGATCGGTCGCCGCCTCCTGAGGGGGCGCAGGAGGCCATGCTCCCGCAGCTGCACGAACGGGTCATCGCGGGACTCGATCGGGCGAGCGAGACCGGAGGCCAGCTTCTCCGGCAGTACATGGCCATGGAGAAGGCGTTTTATGACGCCGGCGGTACGCTCGTACTCGGCACGGACCCAACCGGCGGTGGCGACGTGGTGCCTGGGTATGCGAATCAGCGCGCGGTGCAGCTCTTGATGGAGGTCGGGCTGACTGTTGAGCAGGCCATCGAGGTCGCCACGAAGAATGGTGCCGAGTACCTCGAACAGGGCGACGAGATCGGTACGATCGAAGTCGGTAAGCGCGCTGACCTCGTGCTGATGTGGGGAGACCCCGGAGCCGATCCTGAGGCGCTGCGTGCGATGACGCTCGTGTTCAAGGACGGTGTCGGGTACGACTCGGCTGGGCTGTTCGACTCGGTGAAAGGGTGGGTCGGTGTTCGTTGA
- a CDS encoding PQQ-binding-like beta-propeller repeat protein, whose protein sequence is MRWLALGMFVLLGAACGDSASMGGDRGAGITSDGDWANIAGNMSGQRYSGLTQINGDNFSDLEVAWEYDASHLGSVNARSTPVYVDGMLINVHSEHRSVVATDAGTGEEIWTYTEPETFRWAYSMRKNHGKGVSYANIDGRDVVYLISPAFFLHALDAHTGQHIEGFGGQIDIEGFPATGVVDLLGPNGLGYEYDDAADGIPLEQGYITSSSPAIVVNGVVVVGNSAEQGYNQTRAEMIPGDILGYDARTGEHLWKFDVIPGPGEVGHETWENDAWEWTGDISSWAPLSADPDLGLVYIPTNGATQDYYGGFRPGDNLFSGSLLALDVETGERRWHYQLVRHDIWNYDTPQVPVLGDVMIDGVRTPIVAQATKQAFLYVFNRETGEPIWPIVDRPVPQSKIPGEQLAATQPFPTKPAAYDMQGLSEDELIDFSPELRQKAIEALEDFEIGPLFMPPLHRDNDIGKRAALWCPADVGGTNIDGTPAFDPESGIIYVPSQKGCGSRIMIPGAEKDDGGVADDLTTQPTGTTINAWVPGSAASPGRVEGLPIWKAPYSRITAIDLNTGDHLWYVPIGDTPRNVLEHPAVSSGPDPRTGSGRQAALFATPGMVVYAGHNSDNDPHLFAIDKATGEELGRVEIPASNRYGMMTYEHDGRQYIVVNANGGNFAMVLPQ, encoded by the coding sequence ATGCGCTGGCTCGCGCTTGGCATGTTCGTCCTCCTGGGCGCTGCCTGCGGAGATTCTGCGTCTATGGGCGGCGATCGCGGGGCAGGGATCACGTCCGACGGCGACTGGGCGAACATCGCCGGAAACATGTCAGGCCAGCGTTACAGCGGGCTGACTCAGATCAACGGCGACAACTTCTCGGACCTGGAAGTGGCGTGGGAGTATGACGCGTCGCACCTCGGCTCCGTGAACGCACGTTCGACCCCTGTATACGTCGATGGCATGCTCATCAACGTGCATTCCGAGCACCGGAGCGTGGTGGCGACCGACGCCGGCACGGGTGAGGAGATCTGGACGTATACCGAGCCTGAGACGTTCCGGTGGGCCTACTCGATGCGGAAGAACCACGGTAAGGGTGTCTCGTACGCCAACATCGATGGTCGCGACGTCGTCTATCTGATCTCACCGGCGTTCTTCCTGCACGCGCTCGATGCCCACACCGGGCAGCACATCGAGGGCTTTGGCGGCCAGATCGACATCGAGGGCTTCCCGGCGACAGGCGTCGTGGATCTACTCGGGCCGAATGGCCTCGGGTATGAGTACGATGACGCTGCGGATGGCATCCCGCTGGAGCAGGGCTACATCACGAGTTCTTCGCCGGCCATCGTCGTCAACGGCGTGGTGGTTGTCGGAAACTCGGCTGAGCAGGGGTACAACCAGACCCGCGCAGAGATGATTCCAGGTGACATCCTCGGGTACGATGCTCGGACGGGTGAGCACCTCTGGAAGTTCGACGTCATCCCGGGACCGGGTGAGGTCGGCCATGAGACCTGGGAGAACGACGCCTGGGAGTGGACCGGTGACATTTCATCCTGGGCCCCGCTCTCCGCAGATCCGGATCTCGGACTCGTATACATCCCGACCAACGGGGCCACGCAGGATTATTACGGTGGCTTCCGACCCGGCGACAACCTTTTCAGTGGAAGTCTTCTCGCGCTGGACGTCGAGACGGGTGAGCGTCGCTGGCACTATCAGCTGGTCCGACACGACATCTGGAACTACGACACACCTCAGGTACCGGTGCTCGGAGACGTCATGATTGATGGTGTGCGGACGCCGATCGTTGCTCAGGCGACGAAACAGGCTTTCCTGTACGTCTTCAATCGCGAGACGGGTGAGCCCATCTGGCCCATCGTGGATCGTCCTGTTCCTCAGTCGAAAATTCCTGGAGAGCAGCTTGCAGCGACGCAGCCGTTCCCGACGAAGCCGGCCGCATACGACATGCAGGGGCTGAGCGAGGACGAGCTGATCGACTTCTCGCCGGAGCTTCGTCAGAAAGCGATCGAGGCGCTCGAGGATTTCGAGATCGGACCGCTCTTTATGCCGCCGCTTCATCGCGACAACGACATCGGCAAGCGCGCGGCACTCTGGTGCCCGGCTGATGTCGGGGGAACGAACATCGATGGTACGCCGGCTTTCGATCCTGAATCAGGCATCATATACGTGCCGTCGCAGAAGGGTTGTGGGTCACGAATCATGATTCCCGGGGCCGAGAAGGATGACGGTGGCGTGGCCGATGATCTCACGACGCAGCCGACCGGCACGACGATCAACGCATGGGTACCGGGCTCCGCAGCGAGCCCCGGTCGAGTGGAGGGTCTGCCCATCTGGAAGGCGCCGTATAGCCGGATCACGGCGATCGACCTCAATACGGGTGACCACCTCTGGTATGTCCCCATCGGGGATACGCCGCGTAATGTGCTCGAGCACCCGGCGGTGAGCAGTGGCCCTGACCCGAGGACTGGTTCAGGCCGTCAGGCCGCACTCTTCGCGACTCCGGGCATGGTCGTGTATGCCGGACACAACAGCGACAATGACCCGCACCTTTTCGCCATCGACAAGGCGACGGGTGAGGAGCTCGGCCGTGTCGAGATCCCGGCGTCCAATCGCTACGGGATGATGACCTACGAGCACGACGGTCGGCAGTACATCGTGGTGAACGCTAATGGTGGAAACTTTGCCATGGTGCTGCCGCAGTAA